A window from Chrysemys picta bellii isolate R12L10 chromosome 2, ASM1138683v2, whole genome shotgun sequence encodes these proteins:
- the BRF2 gene encoding transcription factor IIIB 50 kDa subunit isoform X1, giving the protein MSGQRKCPDCGSSEIVEDAHYAQNQLVCADCGFILTEGLLTTTFQDEEHLQEVTYSRSTGQNEQLSRCKLRGIKRVQDLCKVLYLPAVFEDTALSYFQRAIEHPSFHLVSLEKKEILVGCCVFVTCRQHNWPLTMGTICSLLYADKELFASVYLCVLKELELDVPALSLTDLVKTHLNSFKLFQSSASVPAKFAEDKEKMVARTIQIVELASETWLVTGRHPIPIVTAAAYLAWQSLQPVGRLTCTFARFCKMAGTDLPPPAHLRLKELNDILLRMASQLAWLRVLNVDKKTVVKHIGDLLQHRHFLLRSSFSSGDTEDQSATAVGDGSVSSPQAAGCSAQAEGCHPGGKQKCSSVRRPLLPPCLINPRKRLRTAALSPSDQAITGDEAISDSEIEQYLRSQEEMQEFSKAQAWH; this is encoded by the exons ATGTCGGGCCAGAGAAAATGCCCTGATTGTGGCTCCTCTGAAATTGTGGAGGATGCACATTATGCTCAGAACCAACTGGTGTGTGCTGACTGTGGGTTTATCCTCACCGAGGGCCTCTTGACAACCACTTTCCAAGATGAAGAACATTTACAAG AAGTGACATATTCACGGAGTACCGGCCAGAATGAGCAGCTGAGCCGCTGTAAGCTACGAG GGATCAAGCGTGTCCAGGATCTCTGCAAAGTCCTCTATCTCCCAGCTGTGTTTGAAGACACAGCCCTGTCCTATTTCCAGCGAGCAATTGAACACCCCTCCTTCCACTTAGTCAGCTTGGAGAAGAAGGAGATTCTAGTAGGCTGCTGTGTCTTTGTGACCTGCCGGCAGCACAACTGGCCCCTGACCATGGGTACTATCTGCTCCCTGCTCTACGCAGACAAGGAGTTGTTTGCCAGCGTCTACCTGTGCGTCCTGAAAGAGCTTGAACTGGATGTGCCAGCCCTGAGCCTGACGGATCTGGTGAAAACACACCTTAACAG TTTCAAGCTGTTCCAGAGTTCAGCCAGCGTCCCTGCCAAATTTGCTGAGGACAAGGAAAAGATGGTTGCCCGAACAATCCAGATTGTGGAGCTGGCCAGTGAGACGTGGCTGGTGACAGGCCGGCATCCCATTCCCATCGTCACTGCTGCGGCCTACCTTGCGTGGCAGTCGCTGCAGCCCGTGGGGCGCCTGACATGCACCTTCGCTCGCTTCTGTAAGATGGCAGGTACAGACCTACCTCCACCGGCCCACCTGAGGCTGAAGGAGCTCAACGACATCCTCTTGAGAATGGCCTCCCAGCTGGCCTGGCTGCGCGTGCTCAACGTGGACAAAAAGACTGTGGTCAAACACATCGGGGACCTGCTCCAGCACCGACACTTCCTGCTGAGAAGCTCCTTTAGCTCAGGAGACACTGAGGATCAAAGTGCCACAGCAGTGGGCGATGGCTCTGTGAGTTCACCACAAGCTGCAGGGTGCTCGGCCCAAGCTGAGGGCTGCCACCCTGGGGGCAAACAGAAATGCAGCAGCGTACGGAGACCTTTGCTGCCACCGTGCCTTATAAACCCCAGGAAGAGACTTCGAACAGCAGCCCTGAGCCCTTCGGACCAGGCTATCACTGGAGACGAGGCCATTTCGGACAGCGAAATAGAGCAATACCTGCGGAGCCAGGAGGAGATGCAGGAGTTCAGCAAGGCCCAGGCCTGGCACTGA
- the BRF2 gene encoding transcription factor IIIB 50 kDa subunit isoform X2 — MLKLCTVHFFFLNILIKSLNLSQFDLQVFKMSGQRKCPDCGSSEIVEDAHYAQNQLVCADCGFILTEGLLTTTFQDEEHLQEVTYSRSTGQNEQLSRCKLRGIKRVQDLCKVLYLPAVFEDTALSYFQRAIEHPSFHLVSLEKKEILVGCCVFVTCRQHNWPLTMGTICSLLYADKELFASVYLCVLKELELDVPALSLTDLVKTHLNSFKLFQSSASVPAKFAEDKEKMVARTIQIVELASETWLVTGRHPIPIVTAAAYLAWQSLQPVGRLTCTFARFCKMAGTDLPPPAHLRLKELNDILLRMASQLAWLRVLNVDKKTVVKHIGDLLQHRHFLLRSSFSSGDTEDQSATAVGDGSVSSPQAAGCSAQAEGCHPGGKQKCSSVRRPLLPPCLINPRKRLRTAALSPSDQAITGDEAISDSEIEQYLRSQEEMQEFSKAQAWH, encoded by the exons atgcttaaactctgtaccgttcactttttttttttaaacatcttaatAAAATCTTTAAATCTGTCTCAATTCGACTTGCAGGTTTTCAAGATGTCGGGCCAGAGAAAATGCCCTGATTGTGGCTCCTCTGAAATTGTGGAGGATGCACATTATGCTCAGAACCAACTGGTGTGTGCTGACTGTGGGTTTATCCTCACCGAGGGCCTCTTGACAACCACTTTCCAAGATGAAGAACATTTACAAG AAGTGACATATTCACGGAGTACCGGCCAGAATGAGCAGCTGAGCCGCTGTAAGCTACGAG GGATCAAGCGTGTCCAGGATCTCTGCAAAGTCCTCTATCTCCCAGCTGTGTTTGAAGACACAGCCCTGTCCTATTTCCAGCGAGCAATTGAACACCCCTCCTTCCACTTAGTCAGCTTGGAGAAGAAGGAGATTCTAGTAGGCTGCTGTGTCTTTGTGACCTGCCGGCAGCACAACTGGCCCCTGACCATGGGTACTATCTGCTCCCTGCTCTACGCAGACAAGGAGTTGTTTGCCAGCGTCTACCTGTGCGTCCTGAAAGAGCTTGAACTGGATGTGCCAGCCCTGAGCCTGACGGATCTGGTGAAAACACACCTTAACAG TTTCAAGCTGTTCCAGAGTTCAGCCAGCGTCCCTGCCAAATTTGCTGAGGACAAGGAAAAGATGGTTGCCCGAACAATCCAGATTGTGGAGCTGGCCAGTGAGACGTGGCTGGTGACAGGCCGGCATCCCATTCCCATCGTCACTGCTGCGGCCTACCTTGCGTGGCAGTCGCTGCAGCCCGTGGGGCGCCTGACATGCACCTTCGCTCGCTTCTGTAAGATGGCAGGTACAGACCTACCTCCACCGGCCCACCTGAGGCTGAAGGAGCTCAACGACATCCTCTTGAGAATGGCCTCCCAGCTGGCCTGGCTGCGCGTGCTCAACGTGGACAAAAAGACTGTGGTCAAACACATCGGGGACCTGCTCCAGCACCGACACTTCCTGCTGAGAAGCTCCTTTAGCTCAGGAGACACTGAGGATCAAAGTGCCACAGCAGTGGGCGATGGCTCTGTGAGTTCACCACAAGCTGCAGGGTGCTCGGCCCAAGCTGAGGGCTGCCACCCTGGGGGCAAACAGAAATGCAGCAGCGTACGGAGACCTTTGCTGCCACCGTGCCTTATAAACCCCAGGAAGAGACTTCGAACAGCAGCCCTGAGCCCTTCGGACCAGGCTATCACTGGAGACGAGGCCATTTCGGACAGCGAAATAGAGCAATACCTGCGGAGCCAGGAGGAGATGCAGGAGTTCAGCAAGGCCCAGGCCTGGCACTGA